Genomic DNA from Candidatus Koribacter versatilis Ellin345:
CGTCCTTAAACTGGAACTTGCGCTGGAACGACTGCTGCGGAACGTTGGTGTTGGTGCCGAACGAAGCGTTCGGGAACGTGACCAGCGGCGCGCTGATGTCGCTGTCGATCAGGTTGTTCCAGTACTGCCACCCGAACGTGAACTGGTTGATCAGGTGCGACGTTAGCAAGGTATTCCAAGTCAAGTTGGCCAACTGCAGATGGTTCTTGGTGAAGTTACCGTTGGTCAGGTCGCCGGTACCGTCCGACTGATCGTTCAGGCTGTCGTTCACCTGCGAGTTGTAGGAAAGGTACGCGGAGTTCTTGCTGTTGACGTTCCAGTCGAGACGGCCGCTATAGCGAGTTTCGTTGAACGGACGCGGAATGACTGCTGACGGCTGAGCTGCGAGTCCAGCACCCGCCGCGAGGGAGAGTTCGTCGAACGAAGTGCCGCTCTCGCTGAGGCCCTGGCGTTCACGCTCATGTTCGAGTGCGAAGAAGCCGAAGAGCTTGTCCTTGATAATCGGGCCGCCGAAGGAGCCGCCGAACTGCTGACGGCTGTAGTCGGGGTGTGAGTGGAAGGCGCCACCGGTGCCATCCGGAACCATTTCGTCGGCGTCGAGGGCCGAGGTACGGAAGAAGCCGAAGGCGGAGCCGTGGTACATGTTGGTACCCGACTTGGTGATCATGTTGATGGCGGCGCCCTGCGAACGGCCGTTTTCAGCCGAGAAACGCTGGGTGCTGATCTGGAATTCCTGCACGGCTTCGAGCGGAAGCTGCATGACCGGTCCGCCAACCGTGTTGTCCTTGTTATCCACGCCGTTGACAGTCACGTTGACGTTACGGCCATCGGCGCCGTTCACGGAGAGAATCGCGTAACGGTTCTTGGTGGGATCGTAGGAGTCCGCGGCTTTCACGCCCGGAGCGAGGTAGGCGAGGTTGGCAACGTCACGTCCGACAAGCGGCATTTCCTGCACTTCGCTGGGCGTGATCTGCGTGCTTACGGAGGTCTTGGCGACATCCACGAGCGGCGCGGCTTCGGTCACTTCCACCACTTCGCTGGCGGAGCCTGGATTCAAGACACCGTTGATGGTCGAAGTTTGTCCGACCAGAAGCTCTACGTTTTCGGAAAGGCTTGCAAATCCGGACTTGGTGATCTTGATGCTGTATTGACCGGCAGACAACAGGTCGAAGCGGTACGCGCCGTTGCTGTCGGTGTTGGAAGTACGCGTTTGTCCGGTCGCTTTGCTCGTGATGGTGACTTGTGCGCCGGCGATGACCGCGGACGTCTTGTCATACACGGTGCCGGCGACATTCGCGCTAGCGGTCGCCTGGGCGAATAACATATGTGTCGCGCATAGCAGGAGCGCTAAGCTCAACACATAACGGATATATCTCCTCATTTTCCCTCCAAGGATGTCTCTGCAGTAGCCGTTGCACGTACGATCTGCAACGTTTGTTGCAGTTTCGATCGAGCGATAGGACTTCTCGACAGGCTGCGCCCTACGCGGGCATAGCCAAAAATAGGATTCTTTGTTAGCGGAAGAGCGAGCGGTAACCCCAACCCAAATTCCATCAATCCAGCGCAGACCCAATATGCGCTTTCGTGTCTCTGCGAACACTTTGGTGGTTGTGGCTTTTTACACCACGAAACAGGCGTTTCACAAGCAGAAAGTTGCGTTCTGTCCCATTCAAAAGAAGAGGGCACCTTGGGAGGTGCCCTCGAGTAAGCCAGGTTTCGCTGACCCTAGAACTCGAAACGGAAGCCGAACTGCTGACGGAACGGGCCCGTAAAGGCCGGACCGCCCTGGCCACCGCAGTATCCCTGCGGCGTTCCAAAGTTGGACTGGCTGGCGTTATTGAAGTAGTAGTTACAGAAGTTGTTTACGTTGCCGATGTTGTAGAACTCCCAAATCAACTGCAACGTCATGTGTTCGTTGAACTTGAATGCTTTAGCGACGCGCGTATCAATCTGGAAGAACGGGTCGCCACGCAGGGTGTCCGGCTTGAGCATGGTGCAACCCTTAGTGAAGATCGGATTGCCCGGAGTGCTACCGACGCAAGCGCGGTCAATCGTGGAACGTCCGTCGCCGTTAATGTCCGAACCAGCGATGAAATCATACGGGCGTGCCGATGCGGCCTGAACCAGTGGTGCAACTTCGAATCCCCACGGCAGTTGGAAGACGCCGCTCAACGTGAAGCGATGGCGCTCGTCAAAGCTGCTGTAGTTGAATTCGTTGGAAGCGAACTGCTGCTCCGGAGTGACATTGACGCCGCTGCCGCTATAGGACGACGTCGGGCGTCCACCCCACGACCGCGCCCAGGAGAGAACGTAGCTCGCCTGGAATTGGAAGTGGTGGCTCATCCGCTTCCGTAATTGGAAGTTGATGCCGTCATACAGAGAGCGGTTCGAGGTTGAGTAATCGTAGATAGCGCCCAATCGCCCGATGCCAAGGTTCTGGCCGGCGATCTGGCTGTCTGGTGCTTCCGAGAAGGCCGCGTCCATCAACCGAGTTCCCGCGCCGTTCACGCAGGTTGGGTTGGTAGGATCGCCGCCGTACGCCGGATCACAGGTCGATCCGATCTTCGGGTTCATGTTCAGAACGCGTGGTTCATGGGTGCCGAGCACGTGGTAGTAATCCGCGCCGAACGCGTAGTCGTTGCCGAACTGGCGTTCGCCGCCGATGGACATCTGCTGCGACCACGGGTCCGTCAAACGCGGGTCCTGCATACGGCCAACGGCGCCGGGTGCGAGGTCCGTAGTCGCCGCTTGCGGAGCCGGAAGCGGATCGATGCCAAAGCGGAAGTTGCAAAGGTCGGTTGGATCGGCAGTGCCGCCTGCAGGGCAAGACCCCGGGGCTTGGCTCGGGAAGTAGTCGATGATCGTGTTGTAAATGGTTGGATTGGTTTCCTGAACCGCGAAGAGCGTCAGGTTCTGGAAGATGGTGTCGCGTGCGATGCCATAGCCGCCGCGGATGACGCTCTTGCCCGAACCGGTGGGATCCCAGGAGAAACCAATACGAGGCTGGAATTCCTTCCAGTCGGCGGTGTTCTTGCTAGCCAGACTGGTATTGCCGGCGAGGTAGTCCGCCCTTTGAACGCCTGCTTGTGCCGCTGGATCAGACAGGTTCGCGGCGAGTACGTCGCGCAGGACTCGGACAGTGCGGTTCGTGCTGCTAAAGTTGTTCGTGAGCTGCGGGATGAGGAACAGCGGGTTCGCGTCCCAGCGCACGCCGGCGTTCAGCGTGAAGCGGTTGGTGACCTTCCAATCATCCTGGAAGTAGAACGCTAACTGGTGCGATGGAGGCTGTGCGGTCGAACCGGAGCCGCCGTTGTAGGTGAGTTCACCGACGGCGCCGCGGGTTGAGAAGCCGTCCGGATACGCCGCAGGGTTCGCCAGGATCGTCTTCGGATCATCCTGGAAGATGACTTGGTAGCCGTTGGCGCCGAAGTAGAAGAATCCGCCCATTACGTCCACGTAATCCCAGTTCACGCCCATCTTCATATTGTGGTTGCGATGCACCCACGTGAAGTCGTCGCGGAACTGGTATTTGCGAATCAGGGTTTCTTGGGGAACGTTGACGTTGTTGCCGACTTCCGGCACGCCACCGCCGCATCCGCCGCCGATACCGAAGCAGATTTCTGGATTGGTTGCAGTCCCTCCTCCCGCCACGTCGTAGGTGAAGGTGCGACCCGGCGCCGGAAGGATGTCATTGGTGAAGTCCTGGAGGTGGAAGTTGAACGAATTCACCTTGGTCGGCGAGATCGTGTAGTTGTGCTGCGCTACAAAGTCATGAAAACTGTTGCTGTCAGAAGTGGATTGGCTGGCGTCAGCCACGAACGGAAATCCAAGCTGATCGTTGGGGTTCGTCCATTTTTCCCACGCATAGCGATAGAACATGTTCTGACGATCGCTGATGCGATGGTCCACCTTCGCTGTCAGCTGCTGGTCGAGGTACGAGTAGTCGAGCTTCCTGATGGGAACCGCATAGTCCGGGAATGCAGCCGCGAACAGGGTGAGATTGTCGAATGCAGAAGGATCGACGCCAATGTCCTGGGGTTCGCGCTTCTGCTCGTATGCGCCGAAGAAAAACAGCTTGTCCTTGATGATTGGACCGCCGGCAGAACCACCAAACTGGTAGCGATGGAATTTGTTTTTCGGGTTTCCGGCGATTTCATTGAAGTAGCTGTTGCTGTTCAGACCGCTGTTTTGGAACAGGCTGAACGCCGTCCCGTGGAAAGCGTTGGTACCGCTCTTGCTGATCACGTTCACTACAGCAGCCGCTGCGCGGCCGGATTCCGCCGTATAACGGTCGGTCGTCACCTGGAATTCCTGGATGCCTTCCATGGTGAAGTTCTGGACGATGCCGCCGATGACGACGTCCTTGTTGTCGCCGCCATCCACGTTGTAGTCAATGGAGCGGCCGTCGCTGCCGTTCACGCTCACGTTGCCGGAGCGGGTCTTGGTCGGATCGAAGGCTTCTGCAGGACGCACGCCGGGGACGGTTGCCATCAAACCCGCGAAGTTGCGGTCCACGATTGGCAGTTCCTTCACTTCCAACGGCGATACTGAGCCGCCGATATCGGAACGCGTCGATTCGATAAGCGGCGCTTCCTCGGTGACGGTGATGGTCTCATTGGCGCCGCCCGTTTTGAGGGTGAAGTTCAGCGTCAAGGCCTGGCCGACGAGCAGCGGAACGCGCTCATTCACGGTCTTGGCAAAACCAGGGGCTTCCGTGGTGATGGTGTACGTTCCAGGGGGAAGGTCATTTATGGTGTACCCGCCGGTGGTGCTTGACTTGGTGGAGCGGGTCAGTCCGTTATCGACGTTCTTTGCGGTAACGGTCGCATTGGGAACGACTGCACTGCTGGAATCTACGAGGGTGCCGTTGATTTGTCCGGTAGTTTGCTGGCCGAAAGCGATCGAAGAGATCACCAGCAGGATGAGGAAGGTGAAGAGAACAGCTCGCTTCATGCTTTGCCTCCACTTTTGATTGAAAACGGGGCCCGATACAGGGAAACGCCAGCGTCGCCTGCGCCAACACTGGGGGATGAGCGGCAATTCAGCATTTTTGTGTCCAAATTGAACTTGCTGCGTTTACAATCAGTTACAAATTTTCACAACCCTTTCATCCCAGAATCGAGACGGTTTTCGACCGGGATGTCCATAAATCCATAGGGACGGATTGTGTGGGAGCAGGGCTGCGGGTTGCAACTACTGCGCAGCTTTGGCATCCAATGGGTCGGAAGGCGTTTAGCGGCGGGCATTATCAGTGGGTGTTTACCGGGTGTGTGCCGCACGACTGACTTTCCCGCTTGCGTTTCAACAGCAAGTGCGGGTAGTATCGAAAAGTCCTCCAAATAAGCCGCACTTCCCGTGCTGGCATTCCGGTACGAAACGGGTTCCAAACGTACTGGGCAATTTGACGAGAACTTTCCAGCCGAAGCCTGAAGTTAGCCAGTTCGCATAAGTGCGTTCCAGGTACGGCCGCAGAGTACGTGGGTTTACCAAGAAGCAACGCAGGACAAGAGAGACATATGAGTGAAGGACCGAACCATCCTTCCGGGCCGCCTCAACAGCAGCCCGGGGGAGGAAGAGGCCGCAGACGGCGTCGTGGGCGCCGTGGTCCAGGTGCAAAGCCCGGACAGCCCGGCCAGCAGCAGGGTCAACCTGTACAGAACCAACAGAATAATTCGCCCCAGCCGCAAGGTCAGGGGCAAGGCGGCGGCGGTGGCTTTAAGCGTCGCAAACGCTTCCGCAGCGGCGGTAAGAAGTTCGGCGGCGGTGGTGGCGGCGGGAAGCCGCAACGCCAGAACGAGGGCGGCCAGCCCAACGTCTTCAGCGCGCCTATGGACCACAGCTATCGCGCTAATGGCAATGTGAACGGCAACGTCAACGGCAACGGCAGCGGCAGCAATGGAGCTGGACGGCACTTCGGCCGCGGACATCAGCAGGCGAGGGTGTACCAGGAACCCATGCTCGAGCCGGTTCCCGCAGGCCAGCCGACCGATGCCATCCGGATCTTTGCGTTTATCGAGGACTTGTTCTTCCTCGCGAAGATCCAGGAGACAGCGCGCAAACTGAACGTGAAGGTACAGTTCGTGAAGAGCGACAAGGACGTGCTCGAAGCCGCGGAGACCAGCGGGGAGAAGCCGTCACTGATCATCTTCGACCTGAACAACCACCTCGCGAACCCGCTCAAGACGATCCCGAAGCTGAAGAAGGAATTCAAGAAAGAGACCAATTTCCTTGGCTTCGTCTCGCACATCCAGGGCGACCTGAAGTTGAAGGCGATCGAAGCCGGCTGCGATACCGTCGTGCCGCGCTCGGCCTTCTCGCAGAATCTACCCAACCTGCTCCGTCGCCACGGTGCGCCGGACGAGATCGAAGAAGTCCAGTAGGTTTCACGAATCGCGAGAGCCGCTGCCGAGTGCAGCGGCTTTTTGTTTCTCCGGCAACGCCCGCCCTCTCGTTCCTCTCTAATCGAGTGGGCCTCTATGTCTCTCCAGCGCGCACTTGAAGTCAACGAGCTCGCACCCGATCTGCGACCGATTTACGACGAGGTGCGCTCCGCCTTCGACATGCCGTACGTACCGACCATTTTTAAAGCAGCGGCGGGGAATTCGACCTATATCCGAGAGATGTGGGACGACCTCTACGAAGTGGCATGTTCGAAGGAGTTTCACGCCTCGGCAGAGACACTGAACCAATTCATCAACGCCCAGGTGATCGGCACGCGCTGGCGCTTTTCCAACCAGGAGCGGCTGCTCACGGCGCAGAAATTTTCTCCCGCCGACGTTCGCGTTATGGCGGGAGTGGCTTCGACATTCCAGCGCGCTCTGCCGCGGATGGCGCTGTTCACGCGGCTCATGCAGCGTGGTTATAGCGGAGGGCAGCGAGGACGCGTCAGCGCACGACATGGCAGCTCGCCCTTTGCGCGGATGATCACCCTGCACATTCCGAGCGAGAGCGAAGCTTCTTTGCGCACCTGGCTTATCTATTCGGAGATTAAGCGCAACACCGCTTCAAAGCAGGTGCCCAGCATGTTCCGCGCAATCTCGCCCTTTCCGGGCTACCTGGCTTCGGTATGGGTGGATACGAAACGTCTCTTCGCCGATCGGGAGTTTCTGCAGGCGCGCGATGAACTGTCGCGACGAACCTTAACGCTCTTACACGGATTGCCGGTGAGCGATCATCGTGCTCTGATGGACGACCTGCACCCGGAGCAGTGGCGCGAGATCGAACAACTGGTGGACGGTTTCGCTCGACTGGTGCCGCAATTCGCCATCGCCGCCGCGGTGTGGCGACGTTCGTTCGCGAGCGCGCAAAGCCAACTCATGGCGGGTTGATTCGACCATCAACCATTCCTGTTTGTGCGTCTATCCGGGTGGCCACGTGAGATCGCGTCCGCCAAGCAAATGCAGATGAAGATGGAAGACTGACTGGCCGGACTTCGGCCCGACATTGAGCACCGTGCGGTAACCGTCCTCGACGTTGTATTGCTTGCCGAGTTTGGCGGCGATCAGGTGGCAGTAGCCGATGATCTCGGCATCGGCTTCGCTGGCTTCTTTCAGGCCGGCGATGTGCTGGCGAGGAATAATGAGGAAGTGAATCGGCGCTTGCGGATTGATGTCCTGGAAAACGAAGACTTTTTCGTCTTCATACACTTTCTTCGATGGGATCTGACCGGCGACGATCTTGCAGAAAAGACAATCCGACATACGGGACCTCAGTGGCGTTATGGCGCCTATGGTATAGGAAGAACGGCGATCCCGTGATGAATCCGCGAGTCATTCTCACGACCGAGCGGCTGGTGCTGCGCCACTGGCGAAGCGAAGACCGCGAGCCATTCGCGCGCATGAACGCCGATCCGATAGTGATGCGGTTCATGCCGGCCGTGCTCAGCCGCGAGGAGAGCGATGCGCTGGTAGATCGGATCGAAGAGCACTTTCGCCAGCGCGGCCATGGACCATATGCGGTGGAGCTCCGCGAGAACGGAACGTTTATCGGATACACCGGCTTGTATGTGCCCACGTTCACCGCGCCATTCACGCCTTGCATCGACATTGCCTGGCGCTTGGATTGCGCGCACTGGAACCGTGGATTCGCGACGGAAGCTGCCCGTGCTGTAGCCGAGGATGGGTTTTCGGAGACTCGCGATCGAGGATCTCGTCTCGTTTACTGTGCCGGGGAATCTTCCGTCGCGACGGGTGATGGAGAAGATCGGTATGACGCACGATCCCGCAGATGATTTCGATCATCCGCGGCTGCCAGAGGGCCATCCTATGCGGCGACACGTGTTGTATAGGCTGCGGAAAAGCTAATCCAATCGCACGAGGAAAACATTGCCTTCGCTGACGTGCGTGGCGCGTGCGACTTCCTGGGCGCGCTTCTTGTCGTCCTGCGGAACTTTCACGCGGACCCAGTAGCCGCCGTCGGGGGCGGGGAATTGGATGACCTGCGTCGTTTCAAACGACTCGAGCAGGTGCTCTTTCAGCTTGATGGCGTCTTTCTGTCGGCTGAGGGCGCCGATTTGCACGCACCAGCGTCCGCCGTGATCTACCGGCGACGGTGCGCTGATGACCTCGAGCTTCACCATCGCGGTGCCGCTCTTCCAGACGTCTACTTGCTTCGCTGCGGCAAGGGAAAGGTCAATGATGCGGTTCGGCACGAACGGTCCGCGATCGGTGATGCGTACGACCGCGGAGTGGCCAGTCTGCTCGTTGGTCACGCGAACCACGCTGTTCAGTGGAAAGTCGCGGTGCGCGGCGGTCATGGCGTTCATGTCGTAGACTTCGCCGTTTGAAGCGCGGCGATTGTGGAAGCCGGGGCCGTACCAGCTCGCGTAGCCTTCCTGGGTGAAGAGCGAGTTTCCGTTGGGCTTTCGCGCTGCCGGAGGCGTTTTTTGCGTGTTCTTCGCCGATCGCGTGGTATCGGTTTTTGTCTGCGGTGGTGGATAGTTTTGTGAGGGCGGAGGTGGCGGAGGCGGATTGTACTTCGCCGCTTTTTTCTTTCCTCCGCACGATGCGAGCAGCAACAACACAGCGAGCGCTGCGGAATAACGCAGGGCGGTCAAGCGCACCGGCGAAAGGGAAGAACTACACGGCATTAAGTCTTTTTCTCGTCGGGTGCATCTTTCTGCTGGTCCATGAAGTCGGCGAATTTCGCCAGCTTTTCAGCGGCGACACGCAACCCGCGGCTCGAATGTTCGCGCACGGCGGGTACGACCTCGTCGTTGATATACGCAATCAGCTTCTCCGATTCACGGTCCAGCTTGTCGGCGGCCTGGTGAACGGCGCTATTGAAGCGTTCGTCGAACGGTCGGTTCTTTTCGTCCATGGACAGCTCCCAACGATACGGTGCCAGAGCACCTAGATTATCGGCTGCTGCTTACCGCGAATCAACCGGGGGCATACGACTAGCAACCAGCTGCACCCTCCACTGAAAACCCGCTTCTGTGGCCCAAGTTGTCGACGAGAGCTGGAATTCGTGTAGAGAGAGAAGCGGGCGTGAGCAGCGGGGTTGGCCGTCCATTTCGATCCTGTTCAAATTGGGCGGTAACTGCCGGGCAGGTACTTCAGATTGGAAATATCGCATGAAAAGCTGATTTTTCGCGGGTCAAATACAAACACACAGCTTAGAATGGCGTCCTAATTAAGGCAGCAGGAAGCCTGAACCGTGAAGCTGTCCGCAATACATTTCGCCGCGATTGCCGTGATCATGTGCCCGCTGATGGTGCATTCGCAGCAGGACGCGCTGCCGTCTGCTCC
This window encodes:
- a CDS encoding TonB-dependent receptor encodes the protein MKRAVLFTFLILLVISSIAFGQQTTGQINGTLVDSSSAVVPNATVTAKNVDNGLTRSTKSSTTGGYTINDLPPGTYTITTEAPGFAKTVNERVPLLVGQALTLNFTLKTGGANETITVTEEAPLIESTRSDIGGSVSPLEVKELPIVDRNFAGLMATVPGVRPAEAFDPTKTRSGNVSVNGSDGRSIDYNVDGGDNKDVVIGGIVQNFTMEGIQEFQVTTDRYTAESGRAAAAVVNVISKSGTNAFHGTAFSLFQNSGLNSNSYFNEIAGNPKNKFHRYQFGGSAGGPIIKDKLFFFGAYEQKREPQDIGVDPSAFDNLTLFAAAFPDYAVPIRKLDYSYLDQQLTAKVDHRISDRQNMFYRYAWEKWTNPNDQLGFPFVADASQSTSDSNSFHDFVAQHNYTISPTKVNSFNFHLQDFTNDILPAPGRTFTYDVAGGGTATNPEICFGIGGGCGGGVPEVGNNVNVPQETLIRKYQFRDDFTWVHRNHNMKMGVNWDYVDVMGGFFYFGANGYQVIFQDDPKTILANPAAYPDGFSTRGAVGELTYNGGSGSTAQPPSHQLAFYFQDDWKVTNRFTLNAGVRWDANPLFLIPQLTNNFSSTNRTVRVLRDVLAANLSDPAAQAGVQRADYLAGNTSLASKNTADWKEFQPRIGFSWDPTGSGKSVIRGGYGIARDTIFQNLTLFAVQETNPTIYNTIIDYFPSQAPGSCPAGGTADPTDLCNFRFGIDPLPAPQAATTDLAPGAVGRMQDPRLTDPWSQQMSIGGERQFGNDYAFGADYYHVLGTHEPRVLNMNPKIGSTCDPAYGGDPTNPTCVNGAGTRLMDAAFSEAPDSQIAGQNLGIGRLGAIYDYSTSNRSLYDGINFQLRKRMSHHFQFQASYVLSWARSWGGRPTSSYSGSGVNVTPEQQFASNEFNYSSFDERHRFTLSGVFQLPWGFEVAPLVQAASARPYDFIAGSDINGDGRSTIDRACVGSTPGNPIFTKGCTMLKPDTLRGDPFFQIDTRVAKAFKFNEHMTLQLIWEFYNIGNVNNFCNYYFNNASQSNFGTPQGYCGGQGGPAFTGPFRQQFGFRFEF
- a CDS encoding halocarboxylic acid dehydrogenase DehI family protein, which produces MSLQRALEVNELAPDLRPIYDEVRSAFDMPYVPTIFKAAAGNSTYIREMWDDLYEVACSKEFHASAETLNQFINAQVIGTRWRFSNQERLLTAQKFSPADVRVMAGVASTFQRALPRMALFTRLMQRGYSGGQRGRVSARHGSSPFARMITLHIPSESEASLRTWLIYSEIKRNTASKQVPSMFRAISPFPGYLASVWVDTKRLFADREFLQARDELSRRTLTLLHGLPVSDHRALMDDLHPEQWREIEQLVDGFARLVPQFAIAAAVWRRSFASAQSQLMAG
- a CDS encoding histidine triad nucleotide-binding protein, with the translated sequence MSDCLFCKIVAGQIPSKKVYEDEKVFVFQDINPQAPIHFLIIPRQHIAGLKEASEADAEIIGYCHLIAAKLGKQYNVEDGYRTVLNVGPKSGQSVFHLHLHLLGGRDLTWPPG
- a CDS encoding GNAT family N-acetyltransferase, whose protein sequence is MNPRVILTTERLVLRHWRSEDREPFARMNADPIVMRFMPAVLSREESDALVDRIEEHFRQRGHGPYAVELRENGTFIGYTGLYVPTFTAPFTPCIDIAWRLDCAHWNRGFATEAARAVAEDGFSETRDRGSRLVYCAGESSVATGDGEDRYDARSRR
- a CDS encoding septal ring lytic transglycosylase RlpA family protein, producing MPCSSSLSPVRLTALRYSAALAVLLLLASCGGKKKAAKYNPPPPPPPSQNYPPPQTKTDTTRSAKNTQKTPPAARKPNGNSLFTQEGYASWYGPGFHNRRASNGEVYDMNAMTAAHRDFPLNSVVRVTNEQTGHSAVVRITDRGPFVPNRIIDLSLAAAKQVDVWKSGTAMVKLEVISAPSPVDHGGRWCVQIGALSRQKDAIKLKEHLLESFETTQVIQFPAPDGGYWVRVKVPQDDKKRAQEVARATHVSEGNVFLVRLD